From Pseudorca crassidens isolate mPseCra1 chromosome 7, mPseCra1.hap1, whole genome shotgun sequence, a single genomic window includes:
- the GLIPR2 gene encoding Golgi-associated plant pathogenesis-related protein 1 isoform X2 gives MGKSASKQFNDEVLKAHNEYRKQHGVAPLKLCKKLNREAQQTFHCHGMEEYKEDGSGEGICR, from the exons CTTCCAAGCAGTTTAATGACGAGGTCCTGAAGGCCCACAATGAGTACCGGAAGCAGCATGGCGTCGCCCCGCTGAAGCTCTGCAAGAAGCTCAACCGGGAGGCTCAGCA GACATTTCACTGCCATGGTATGGAAGAATACAAAGAAGATGGGAGTGGGGAAGGCATCTGCAGGTGA
- the GLIPR2 gene encoding Golgi-associated plant pathogenesis-related protein 1 isoform X1, translating into MGKSASKQFNDEVLKAHNEYRKQHGVAPLKLCKKLNREAQQYSEALASTRILKHSPESSRGQCGENLAWASYDQTGKEVADRWYSEIKNYNFQQPGFTSGTGHFTAMVWKNTKKMGVGKASAGDGSSFVVARYFPAGNVVNQGFFEENVLPPKK; encoded by the exons CTTCCAAGCAGTTTAATGACGAGGTCCTGAAGGCCCACAATGAGTACCGGAAGCAGCATGGCGTCGCCCCGCTGAAGCTCTGCAAGAAGCTCAACCGGGAGGCTCAGCA GTATTCAGAGGCCCTGGCCAGCACGAGGATCCTCAAGCACAGCCCGGAGTCCAGTCGTGGCCAGTGCGGGGAGAACCTGGCGTGGGCATCCTACGATCAGACAG GAAAGGAGGTGGCTGATAGATGGTACAGTGAAATAAAGAACTACAACTTTCAGCAGCCTGGCTTCACTTCCGGGACAG GACATTTCACTGCCATGGTATGGAAGAATACAAAGAAGATGGGAGTGGGGAAGGCATCTGCAGGTGATGGGTCCTCCTTCGTGGTGGCTAGATACTTCCCAGCAGGGAATGTCGTCAACCAGGGCTTCTTTGAAGAAAATGTCCTGCCTCCAAAGAAGTAA